The nucleotide sequence GGAATTAAGCATTATCATCCCAACTTTGAACGAAGAGGATTTTTTGCCCCTTCTCTTGTCTTCAATCCAAAAACAGACCTACAAAAATTACGAAGTGATTGTGGCCGATGCCGGTTCCACTGACGGAACGGTAGAAATAGCCAAACAGTTTGGCTGCAAAATAACCTCCGGCGGCTTGCCGGCGACAGGGAGAAACCGGGGGGCGGAAGCGAGTGGGGGCGAACTTTTTCTCTTTTTGGATTCTGACGTGATGCTCCCGAAAAATTTTCTCGCCAACACTATAAACGAATTCAGAAAAAGGAAACTGGATATCGCCACCTGCGGCGTTTATCCGTTAAGCGATAAAAAAATAGATAAATTCCTGCACTTGGCCGTCAATTCTTTTTTTAAAACCGTGCAATTCTTCTCCCCACACGCTCCGGGATTCTGCATTCTGATTAAAAACGACATCCATAAAAATATCGGCGGGTTTAATGAACAAATCCTGTTGGCCGAAGACCATGAT is from Patescibacteria group bacterium and encodes:
- a CDS encoding glycosyltransferase, whose protein sequence is MPELSIIIPTLNEEDFLPLLLSSIQKQTYKNYEVIVADAGSTDGTVEIAKQFGCKITSGGLPATGRNRGAEASGGELFLFLDSDVMLPKNFLANTINEFRKRKLDIATCGVYPLSDKKIDKFLHLAVNSFFKTVQFFSPHAPGFCILIKNDIHKNIGGFNEQILLAEDHDYVKRAAKVGKFRFLQSEKIPVSVRRLDRDGRAKIALKYILCEAYLVFKGPIVSDIFHYRFAHYKDKEKVK